Proteins encoded in a region of the Diabrotica virgifera virgifera chromosome 4, PGI_DIABVI_V3a genome:
- the LOC126883764 gene encoding uncharacterized protein LOC126883764, translated as MLAKLIQLIASILGLIKNDYNDENLRKGLIECNKTSKKLRNSMRYAKTIGEKQHLEAQMRQVKTLRNQLKAEQKKGAGLTPTKQTAKHRVQWDDTISAFNSRIRTGVISNLKHKDPGSFLGDCKALFKRRIHNALKTDEAVKVNMVFGGEFQVASGDKVLNDTKYFTTSNSPIYRDTNIDEWFEKKVVEPISRDLEEFQERDSGWALKAVVNLGVNINKFTPQLGSSYIELPPQIKRKKACINVKNDDEACFAWAIISALYPTNKNVDLMTSYPHYSSVFKLKGIQWPMTIKQIPNFEKQNNISINVYILKKEKKNYTTLPTFLTKNKKDKHVNLLLVQDTYDEQGPIRYHYVWIKNLSRLLSKQLSKRDGTKYFCDSCLHYFITKEKLNVHKACCKGRSDVICDRCLQPFSSSTQLEAHTNDCVRINETAIKMPEQSRKMLRFKNFWNKIKAPFAVYADLESALKRTGDPKKHQEHIPVAVGYFFKCSYDDTLSFYSSYRGKDCMKWFADELNQLAVNVSTVFMCPYDIDMTSQQESDFHAATHCHICEQRFSLDDKKVRDHNHLTPEHNYRGAAHEGCNINYKDAHTIPVIFHNLSGYDAHFIVNDIATHIKGPVDLLPITKEKYISFTKHIDDARIKFRFIDSFRFLASSLDKLSSYLTEYPNLRSQYTSLPEENFHLLTKKGIMPYDYIDSFIKFTETSLPPIESFYNKLDDKPCPRRHYHRAQDVWSSFSCSTLGDYVDLYMKTDILLLADVFEQFRTSCLKTYNLDPAHYFTLPGFTWDAMLKHTKQELELLTDPDMFLFVERGIRGGLSQVCSKRRVHANNKYMTSYDPSKPDSYLMYFDVNNQYGWAMSQFLPYGGFEWVDANIDVLSIADDASEGYFLEVDLAYPQHIHDSHKDLPFCPQSLNPKTMLPPKRPREQTKLMATLHDKERYVIHYRALKQALAHGLVLKKIHRVLKFKQSPWLKSYIDLNTNLRKAAKNEFEKNLFKLMNNAVFGKTMENVRKRVDIKLLTEWDGRYGAEARISSPLFKNVTIFNENLVAVEMNRAEIWLDKPIYVGMSILDLAKTTIYDFHYGYLNRRFGENFTTCYTDTDSVIVEIREKDPYEAMKTDCHRHFDTSDYPKDNIYGIPQLNKKVLGMMKDENNGCIMTDYIGLRSKLYTTKVAITDNDIKKLRRKLIDQEYEDDEIEILIKNYGVTKKAKGVKKSVVNTKISFEDYVECLDNFTTKTASQNLIRSDKHHVYTITQSKIALSPNDDKRNHLPESYDTLPWGHYLVDNLELDLD; from the coding sequence ATGTTGGCTAAACTTATTCAGTTAATTGCATCCATCTTAGGCTTAATCAAAAATGATTATAATGATGAAAATTTAAGAAAGGGGTTGATAGAATGTAATAAGAcatccaaaaaattaaggaacTCCATGAGATATGCCAAGACGATTGGTGAAAAGCAGCACCTCGAAGCCCAGATGCGGCAGGTGAAAACATTAAGAAACCAACTAAAAGCCGAACAGAAGAAGGGGGCGGGACTGACACCAACAAAGCAGACTGCAAAGCATAGGGTACAATGGGATGACACTATATCTGCATTTAATTCAAGAATTAGAACTGGAGTCATCTCAAACCTTAAACACAAGGACCCGGGTAGTTTCCTGGGAGATTGCAAAGCCCTATTCAAACGTAGAATTCATAACGCTCTTAAGACTGATGAGGCAGTAAAGGTCAATATGGTATTTGGTGGAGAATTTCAAGTAGCCAGCGGAGATAAGGTCCTCAATGATACCAAGTATTTCACTACTTCAAACTCCCCCATCTATAGAGATACGAATATTGATGAATGGTTCGAAAAAAAAGTAGTGGAGCCCATCTCCAGAGACTTGGAAGAATTCCAAGAACGCGATTCTGGATGGGCTCTAAAGGCAGTTGTTAACCTGGGGGTCAACATTAACAAATTTACACCGCAGCTTGGCTCCTCATACATTGAACTCCCCCCTCAGATAAAACGAAAGAAGGCGTGCATTAATGTTAAAAACGATGACGAGGCATGCTTTGCATGGGCTATCATATCGGCATTATACCCTACAAATAAAAATGTCGATTTAATGACATCTTACCCGCACTACTCGAGTGTATTTAAACTTAAAGGTATTCAGTGGCCTATGACCATCAAACAGATTCCGAATTTTGAAAAGCAGAATAATATATCGATCAACGTGTACATTTTGAAAAAGGAGAAGAAAAACTATACGACCCTCCCAACCTTCCTAACAAAGAACAAGAAAGATAAACATGTGAATCTTCTTCTTGTTCAAGATACATATGATGAGCAAGGTCCGATTAGATATCATTACGTTTGGATAAAAAATCTATCCCGCCTCCTTTCCAAGCAGCTTAGCAAACGTGATGGAACAAAATATTTCTGCGATAGttgtttacattattttattactaaggaAAAGCTAAATGTTCATAAGGCATGCTGCAAAGGGCGATCAGATGTTATCTGTGATAGGTGTTTACAACCATTTTCATCGTCTACACAGCTAGAAGCCCACACCAACGATTGTGTAAGAATAAATGAAACAGCCATCAAAATGCCAGAACAAAGTCGTAAAATGCTTAGATTTAAGAATTTCTGGAATAAGATTAAAGCCCCCTTCGCCGTTTACGCAGATCTCGAAAGTGCTCTAAAACGTACAGGAGATCCTAAGAAACATCAGGAACACATTCCTGTAGCCGTTGGGTATTTCTTCAAATGTTCATATGATGATACCCTATCGTTTTATAGCTCATATCGAGGAAAGGATTGTATGAAATGGTTTGCAGATGAACTTAATCAGCTTGCTGTGAATGTTTCTACAGTGTTTATGTGCCCATATGATATAGATATGACATCTCAGCAAGAGAGTGATTTTCATGCAGCCACTCATTGCCATATCTGCGAGCAGCGCTTCTCCCTCGATGATAAGAAAGTGCGGGACCACAACCACCTCACTCCAGAACATAACTACAGAGGGGCTGCCCATGAAGGGTGTAACATTAATTATAAAGATGCTCACACTATCCCAGTGATATTTCATAACCTTAGCGGATATGACGCCCACTTCATTGTTAATGATATTGCCACTCACATCAAAGGCCCCGTAGATCTTCTTCCTATTACTAAGGAGAAATATATCTCTTTTACGAAACACATTGATGATGCACGAATTAAATTCCGTTTTATCGATAGTTTTCGATTTTTGGCGTCTTCTCTCGATAAGCTCTCTTCTTATTTGACCGAATATCCTAATCTCCGCTCTCAATATACTTCGCTTCCTGAGGAGAATTTTCATCTTTTAACTAAGAAAGGAATCATGCCATATGATTATATTGATTCTTTTATAAAATTTACTGAAACGTCTCTACCTCCTATTGagtctttttataataaacttgACGATAAACCATGTCCCCGTCGGCATTATCATAGAGCCCAAGATGTCTGGTCTTCATTCTCCTGTTCCACTCTCGGGGATTATGTCGATTTATACATGAAAAcggacattcttcttcttgcagaCGTCTTTGAGCAATTTCGAACCAGTTGTCTCAAAACATATAATCTTGACCCAGCTCATTACTTTACTCTTCCCGGCTTCACGTGGGATGCAATGCTTAAGCACACAAAACAGGAACTGGAGCTTTTAACAGATCCAGATATGTTTTTGTTTGTGGAGCGTGGTATTCGTGGTGGTTTGAGTCAAGTTTGCTCGAAACGCCGCGTCCACGCTAATAACAAGTATATGACATCTTACGATCCATCGAAGCCCGACTCATATCTGATGTATTTCGATGTCAATAATCAATATGGCTGGGCAATGTCTCAATTCCTTCCATATGGAGGCTTCGAATGGGTCGATGCCAACATTGATGTCCTATCCATAGCTGACGATGCTTCTGAAGGGTACTTTCTCGAGGTCGATCTGGCGTACCCCCAACATATCCACGATAGTCATAAAGATCTTCCGTTTTGCCCCCAATCATTGAACCCTAAAACTATGCTTCCTCCTAAACGACCGCGAGAGCAAACCAAATTAATGGCTACCCTTCATGATAAAGAAAGATACGTAATTCATTACAGGGCCTTGAAGCAAGCGCTAGCTCACGGATTGGTGCTCAAAAAGATTCACCGAGTCCTGAAATTTAAGCAGTCTCCTTGGTTAAAGTCATACATTGACTTGAATACAAATCTCCGGAAGGCAGCGAAAAatgaatttgagaaaaatcttttcaaacttaTGAACAATGCTGTGTTCGGCAAGACCATGGAAAATGTACGCAAGCGCGTTGATATTAAATTGCTTACTGAATGGGATGGTCGTTATGGAGCTGAAGCTCGAATAAGCAGTCCATTGTTTAAGAATGTTactatttttaatgaaaatttggtaGCTGTCGAGATGAATAGAGCGGAAATATGGTTAGATAAACCAATATATGTGGGCATGAGTATACTGGATTTAGCTAAAACTACGATATATGATTTTCACTATGGGTATTTAAATAGAAGGTTTGGTGAGAACTTTACGACCTGCTATACAGATACCGATAGTGTGATCGTGGAGATACGGGAAAAGGATCCCTATGAGGCTATGAAAACAGACTGCCATCGGCACTTTGACACGTCTGACTACCCTAAAGACAATATTTATGGCATTCCCCAGCTTAACAAGAAGGTGTTGGGTATGATGAAAGATGAGAATAATGGCTGCATTATGACTGATTACATAGGGCTCCGATCTAAATTATACACGACCAAGGTAGCTATCACAGATAATGACATCAAAAAACTGAGGAGGAAGTTGATAGATCAGGAGTATGAGGACGATGAGATTGAAATACTTATTAAAAATTATGGTGTGACAAAGAAGGCGAAGGGGGTTAAGAAATCTGTTGTAAACACTAAAATTAGCTTCGAAGACTACGTCGAGTGTTTAGATAACTTTACAACAAAGACCGCCTCACAGAATCTAATACGCTCAGATAAGCACCATGTTTATACCATAACACAAAGCAAGATTGCGCTCAGCCCTAATGATGATAAAAGAAATCACCTTCCGGAGTCTTATGACACGCTTCCTTGGGGGCATTATTTAGTTGATAATCTTGAGCTGGACTTGGATTAG
- the LOC126883765 gene encoding matrix metalloproteinase-18-like, with amino-acid sequence MEVFLICVLLLRFIAATDAFSEDDAMKFLQRYGYIDNNSIADFNTTLLHFQEQYNLYVDGTLNDETISLMQKPRCQTGENDYSLKGKWYKHNLRWYFPQANHVKDIIQLVERAFKMWEDASNLHFTRVTVPVPKPDITITAVKRKHYFRSNCMGNQKCGIQFDGPGGKLAHSYFPIDNDTCVEIHLDLDEKWSYNLNDTDYDFTNLFMVILHEIGHSLGLLHSNDESAIMYPWYHNKVRNISQDDISGLEALYGRKSTDAYIPTQTSAPTRSTSHISRVHTTRSRPGPNEIIPQQSTKATPHFCVIEYPNILFLAYDPQFKNHHMYIIHEGFVRKNDLNGHMVPNNPEHLSTYLPKQIRNISHVFQNIAGNLIVASNNTMYSVSFPSITISRDIPLFVLPPHAEINVVFQTHTGKTYIWYDNTSFIEYDDLIDLVISRGLIKDIFPGVPTTVKSVFKYIDGHLYFLDGSTYYKYNEFTKKMIEIGRFNWNLFGIPCPDDGLVTQLKYLLNKVGSFYK; translated from the coding sequence ATGGAGGTGTTTTTAATATGTGTTCTACTTCTGCGTTTCATAGCAGCAACAGACGCCTTTTCCGAAGACGATGCTATGAAGTTTCTTCAACGATATGGATATATAGATAACAATTCTATAGCAGATTTCAATACAACGCTCCTACATTTCCAAGAACAATATAATTTATATGTGGATGGTACACTAAACGATGAAACCATATCATTAATGCAAAAACCTCGATGTCAAACTGGCGAAAACGATTACTCTCTTAAGGGAAAATGGTACAAACATAATCTAAGATGGTATTTTCCCCAGGCGAATCATGTGAAAGATATAATTCAATTAGTTGAACGAGCCTTTAAAATGTGGGAAGATGCTTCAAATTTGCATTTTACTAGAGTGACTGTTCCTGTTCCGAAACCAGATATCACTATAACAGCAGTTAAAAGAAAACATTATTTTCGCTCCAACTGTATGGGGAACCAAAAGTGTGGAATTCAGTTTGATGGTCCTGGTGGAAAATTAGCACATTCTTATTTTCCCATCGATAATGATACTTGCGTAGAAATACATTTAGACTTGGATGAAAAATGGAGTTATAATTTGAATGATACAGATTATGATTTCACCAATCTCTTTATGGTTATTCTTCATGAAATCGGTCACAGTTTAGGATTATTACACAGTAACGATGAGTCAGCTATAATGTATCCATGGTACCATAATAAAGTACGAAATATTAGTCAAGATGATATTAGTGGCTTAGAGGCTTTATACGGACGCAAAAGTACAGATGCATATATCCCTACACAAACTAGTGCACCAACACGGTCAACGTCGCATATATCGAGGGTGCATACTACAAGATCCCGTCCTGGACCAAACGAGATTATACCTCAACAATCAACGAAAGCTACACCACATTTTTGTGTTATTGAATATCCCAATATTCTCTTTCTAGCATATGATCCTCAGTTTAAAAACCATCATATGTATATAATACATGAAGGATTTGTGCGGAAAAATGATCTAAATGGACACATGGTACCAAATAATCCAGAGCATTTGAGTACTTATTTACCTAAACAAATAAGAAATATCTCGCATGTGTTTCAGAATATAGCTGGGAACTTAATTGTAGCATCAAATAACACTATGTACTCTGTATCATTTCCCAGCATAACTATTTCAAGAGATATACCTCTGTTTGTATTACCACCCCATGCTGAGATAAATGTAGTATTTCAGACTCACACCGGAAAAACATATATATGGTATGACAATACATCATTCATCGAATATGACGATCTAATAGACCTAGTCATTAGCAGAGGCCTTATAAAGGACATATTTCCTGGAGTACCGACCACCGTTAAATCAGTGTTTAAATACATAGACGGTCATTTATACTTTCTAGATGGCAGCACTTATTACAAATATAATGAGTTTACAAAGAAAATGATCGAAATTGGCAGATTTAATTGGAACTTATTCGGGATTCCTTGTCCAGATGATGGCTTAGTTACACAGTTGAAATATTTACTGAATAAAGTTGGctctttttataaataa